The proteins below come from a single Nocardioides eburneiflavus genomic window:
- a CDS encoding helix-turn-helix transcriptional regulator → MVQPRAERLMNLHILLLGAKRFIGKDAIREACYPEHARGPAGDEAFERAFERDKDALRQIGAVIEVGSADAFFDDEIGYRIPTEQTSLPEIRFESDEAAVLGLAAQVWQHATLAKATGRALAKLKAQGVEIDPSRLEVVAPAITADEPAFEPLWDAVGKRRQVSFPYQRADETAPTTRRVQPWGLARSSGRWYVVGLDVDRGAERVFRLSRIVGPVRATGRSGAYDVPAGTDVRAVARRLSPSFPSVRAEVRVRQGTGIGLRRRAESVTPIADRPGWDAIVVEGTVHELSDEVMTYGPDVVVEAPASLRDDVVARLRAVAAAGAAGNPGEGR, encoded by the coding sequence ATGGTCCAGCCACGGGCAGAGCGGCTGATGAACCTGCACATCCTGCTGCTCGGCGCGAAGCGGTTCATCGGCAAGGACGCGATCCGCGAGGCGTGCTATCCCGAGCACGCCCGCGGGCCCGCCGGTGACGAGGCGTTCGAGCGCGCCTTCGAGCGCGACAAGGACGCGCTGCGACAGATCGGCGCCGTGATCGAGGTCGGCAGCGCCGACGCGTTCTTCGACGACGAGATCGGCTACCGCATCCCGACGGAGCAGACCTCGCTGCCGGAGATCCGCTTCGAGTCCGACGAGGCCGCGGTGCTGGGCCTGGCCGCGCAGGTCTGGCAGCACGCCACCCTCGCCAAGGCGACCGGACGGGCGCTGGCCAAGCTCAAGGCCCAGGGGGTCGAGATCGACCCGTCCCGCCTCGAGGTCGTCGCGCCTGCCATCACCGCCGACGAGCCGGCCTTCGAGCCGCTCTGGGACGCCGTCGGCAAGCGACGCCAGGTCAGCTTCCCCTACCAGCGCGCCGACGAGACGGCTCCCACCACGCGCCGGGTCCAGCCCTGGGGTCTCGCCCGCTCGTCGGGACGCTGGTACGTCGTCGGCCTCGACGTCGACCGTGGCGCGGAGCGCGTCTTCCGCCTCTCGCGCATCGTCGGTCCGGTCCGCGCCACCGGCAGGTCCGGGGCGTACGACGTGCCGGCCGGCACCGACGTGCGTGCGGTCGCGCGGCGTCTCTCGCCGTCGTTCCCGTCCGTACGCGCCGAGGTCCGGGTGCGCCAGGGCACCGGCATCGGGCTGCGGCGCCGGGCCGAGTCCGTCACCCCGATCGCGGACCGTCCCGGCTGGGACGCCATCGTGGTCGAGGGGACCGTCCACGAGCTGTCCGACGAGGTCATGACCTACGGCCCCGACGTCGTGGTGGAGGCTCCGGCGTCCCTGCGCGACGACGTCGTCGCCCGCCTGCGTGCCGTCGCCGCAGCCGGGGCGGCAGGCAACCCGGGGGAGGGCCGATGA
- a CDS encoding helix-turn-helix transcriptional regulator yields the protein MTNQADTAPDQVARLLALVPYLLARGEVRLDDAAAHFGTDAEQVERDLRLLFMTGLSPGLPGDLIEVDLDALEGDRVIRVDNADYLARPVRFSPAEATSLVVALRTMVDTAPAEAREVIARTLTKLEEAAGQDGEELLRLHVTPTPLESSAVVPVLESAIAHGHQVEMTYHVPSRDRQSARLVDPRGLTRIEDLLYLDAWCHTAGGDRAFRVDRIVAATELDSTVADPGARARDLTGGWFTDAETTTVTLRLAPPARWVVEYYPVTDQRPGPDDTVDVDLEVASEAWVTSLLLRLAPHATLLAPAAYADSFTAAARAALSHYEDDGVDSEASTEAPPPNPQE from the coding sequence ATGACCAACCAGGCCGACACGGCACCCGACCAGGTCGCCCGCCTGCTCGCGCTCGTCCCCTACCTCCTCGCGCGCGGGGAGGTGCGCCTCGACGACGCGGCCGCTCACTTCGGCACCGACGCCGAGCAGGTCGAGCGCGACCTGCGGCTGCTCTTCATGACGGGTCTGTCACCCGGCCTTCCCGGCGACCTCATCGAGGTCGACCTCGACGCGCTGGAGGGTGACCGCGTCATCCGGGTCGACAACGCCGACTACCTCGCCCGGCCCGTACGCTTCTCGCCGGCCGAGGCCACATCGCTGGTCGTGGCGCTGCGCACCATGGTCGACACTGCTCCGGCCGAGGCCCGCGAGGTGATCGCGCGCACGCTGACCAAGCTGGAGGAGGCGGCCGGGCAGGACGGCGAGGAGCTCCTTCGCCTGCACGTCACGCCGACCCCGCTCGAGAGCAGCGCCGTCGTGCCGGTCCTCGAGTCGGCGATCGCGCACGGCCACCAGGTCGAGATGACCTACCACGTGCCCTCGCGCGACCGGCAGTCCGCACGGCTCGTCGACCCCCGCGGCCTGACCCGGATCGAGGACCTCCTCTACCTCGACGCCTGGTGCCACACGGCCGGCGGCGACCGGGCGTTCAGGGTGGACCGCATCGTCGCCGCGACCGAGCTGGACAGCACGGTCGCCGACCCCGGCGCCCGCGCCCGTGACCTGACAGGCGGCTGGTTCACCGACGCGGAGACCACGACGGTGACGCTGCGGCTCGCTCCGCCGGCACGCTGGGTCGTCGAGTACTACCCCGTCACCGACCAGCGGCCCGGGCCCGACGACACGGTGGACGTCGACCTCGAGGTGGCCAGCGAGGCGTGGGTGACCTCCCTCCTGCTGCGCCTGGCCCCCCACGCCACGCTGCTGGCCCCCGCGGCGTACGCCGACTCGTTCACCGCCGCTGCGCGAGCGGCGCTCAGCCACTACGAGGACGACGGCGTAGACTCCGAAGCGTCCACCGAAGCACCGCCCCCCAACCCCCAGGAATGA
- the tatA gene encoding twin-arginine translocase TatA/TatE family subunit, which yields MFNPMIGMPQGLEWLVILAIVVLVFGAAKLPDLARSSGQALRIFKTETKGLRDDDDDQKTPEQLEIEAREQAARETRGDTSGEVLRERRDDTTA from the coding sequence ATGTTCAATCCCATGATCGGCATGCCGCAGGGTCTCGAGTGGCTGGTCATCCTGGCGATCGTCGTCCTCGTGTTCGGTGCCGCCAAGCTCCCCGACCTCGCCCGCAGCTCGGGCCAGGCACTGCGGATCTTCAAGACCGAGACCAAGGGCCTGCGCGACGACGACGACGACCAGAAGACCCCGGAGCAGCTCGAGATCGAGGCCCGCGAGCAGGCCGCCCGCGAGACGCGCGGCGACACCTCGGGCGAAGTCCTCCGCGAGCGCCGCGACGACACCACCGCCTGA
- the tatC gene encoding twin-arginine translocase subunit TatC: protein MRIAGLVGLFKGRPHHDVGPDGRMALSDHFREFRARLLRCLLVFVIVLAVALVFRHALLDLVYGPYDDARAKLPEGTTTATTSGAGAGLLLWLTLCGFASAIITAPYWLYQIWAFVLPGLYAQERKMSRVFVAIAGPLFLAGIVLGYLTLPVALEVLIGFNPDGVTNLIDFNDYLQFFTRTLFVFGLAFNIPVFVVLLNFAGVVKGASLKAYRPWIVIGTFIFAAVATPSADPFTMTLMAVPMVLLFFASEAIARFNDRRRARRNPNSGLSPDELSSI, encoded by the coding sequence GTGAGGATCGCCGGCCTCGTCGGCCTGTTCAAGGGCCGCCCGCACCATGACGTCGGCCCCGACGGCCGGATGGCCCTCTCGGACCACTTCCGGGAGTTCCGCGCCCGGCTGCTGCGGTGCCTGCTGGTCTTCGTGATCGTCCTCGCGGTGGCGCTGGTCTTCAGGCACGCGCTGCTGGACCTCGTCTACGGTCCCTACGACGACGCGCGGGCCAAGCTGCCCGAGGGCACCACGACCGCCACCACCAGCGGCGCCGGCGCGGGCCTGCTGCTCTGGCTGACGCTGTGCGGCTTCGCGTCCGCCATCATCACCGCGCCCTACTGGCTCTACCAGATCTGGGCCTTCGTCCTGCCCGGGCTCTACGCCCAGGAGCGGAAGATGAGCCGGGTCTTCGTCGCCATCGCCGGTCCGCTCTTCCTCGCCGGCATCGTCCTGGGCTACCTCACGCTGCCCGTCGCGCTCGAGGTCCTGATCGGCTTCAACCCCGACGGCGTCACCAACCTCATCGACTTCAACGACTACCTGCAGTTCTTCACGCGGACCCTGTTCGTGTTCGGCCTGGCCTTCAACATCCCGGTGTTCGTCGTCCTGCTCAACTTCGCGGGAGTCGTCAAGGGCGCCTCGCTGAAGGCCTACCGTCCCTGGATCGTCATCGGCACGTTCATCTTCGCCGCCGTGGCCACGCCGTCGGCCGACCCCTTCACCATGACCCTGATGGCGGTCCCGATGGTGCTGCTCTTCTTCGCCTCCGAGGCGATCGCGCGCTTCAACGACCGGCGCCGGGCGCGCCGCAACCCGAACAGCGGGCTGAGTCCCGACGAGCTCTCCTCGATCTGA
- a CDS encoding diacylglycerol kinase, with the protein MHDPVAPDHPVRGREIALLTNPTAGRGKGARHRDAALLRLRESGFVVRNLEGRDADEAADLARACVADGVEALVVCGGDGLVHLGVQAVAGTGVPLGLIPSGTGNDVARYLGLPRTDPVAAADRIIASRRRTIDLARSGDRWFVTVLAAGFDAIVNERANAMTWPRGQMRYNLATLAELRTFRPIPYVLQLDDGSGSETVEHEAMLVAVGNGPSFGGGLRITEGALLDDGLLDVVVITRMSKSKLVRSYPRLFTGRIDGVHEYVHRRVRSVTIAAPGIVAYADGERFGPLPLTVECVAGALEVIA; encoded by the coding sequence ATGCACGACCCGGTTGCGCCCGACCACCCTGTGCGGGGGCGCGAGATAGCACTCCTGACCAATCCGACGGCGGGCCGCGGCAAGGGTGCGCGGCACCGCGACGCCGCGCTGCTCAGGCTCCGCGAGAGCGGGTTCGTGGTCCGCAACCTCGAGGGACGCGACGCCGACGAGGCCGCTGACCTGGCCCGCGCCTGCGTCGCCGACGGCGTCGAGGCCCTGGTGGTGTGCGGCGGTGACGGCCTGGTCCACCTCGGCGTGCAGGCGGTCGCCGGCACCGGCGTGCCGCTCGGCCTCATCCCCAGCGGCACCGGCAACGACGTCGCCCGCTACCTCGGCCTCCCGCGCACCGACCCGGTCGCCGCCGCGGACCGCATCATCGCCTCGCGTCGCCGCACGATCGACCTCGCCCGCAGCGGCGACCGCTGGTTCGTCACGGTCCTGGCCGCCGGCTTCGACGCCATCGTCAACGAGCGCGCCAACGCGATGACCTGGCCCCGTGGCCAGATGCGCTACAACCTCGCCACGCTCGCCGAGCTGCGCACGTTCCGCCCGATCCCCTACGTCCTCCAGCTCGACGATGGATCAGGGTCTGAGACGGTCGAGCACGAAGCGATGCTCGTCGCCGTCGGCAACGGCCCCTCCTTCGGCGGCGGCCTGCGGATCACCGAGGGCGCCCTGCTCGACGACGGCCTCCTCGACGTCGTGGTGATCACCCGGATGAGCAAGTCCAAGCTGGTGCGCTCCTACCCCCGGCTGTTCACCGGCCGGATCGACGGCGTCCACGAGTACGTCCACCGGCGGGTGCGCTCGGTGACGATCGCGGCGCCCGGCATCGTGGCCTACGCCGACGGGGAGCGCTTCGGACCGTTGCCACTGACCGTCGAGTGCGTCGCGGGCGCCCTGGAGGTGATCGCGTGA
- a CDS encoding DEAD/DEAH box helicase: MLKDFAGLYGFELDDFQVRACREIEDGRGVLVAAPTGSGKTIVGEFAIHLALQTGRKAFYTTPIKALSNQKYHDLVRRYGADNVGLLTGDNVVNGEAPVVVMTTEVLRNMLYAGSRTLLGLGYVVMDEVHYLADRMRGAVWEEVIIHLPESVTLVSLSATVSNAEEFGEWLATVRGETTTILEEKRPVPLFQHVMVGRRLLDLFASSDVDASAGFVKEGAPVNDELTRIARDDWASSRLMRDRRSPRKGKPGSSKNPRAVGNGRRVWIPSRVDVVERLDREGLLPAIVFIFSRAGCDAAVTQLVQANTRLTTAAERDEIFARVEEASRTLPEEDLHVLGYHEFLDGLTRGIAAHHAGLLPAFKQVVEELFQEGLVKVVFATETLALGINMPARTVVIEKLSKWNGETHADLTPGEYTQLTGRAGRRGLDIEGHGVVLYQPGMNPREVAGLASTRTYPLRSSFRPSYNMAVNLVHQFGRARSRELLEQSFAQFQADKAVVGLARQVHKADEALEGYREAATCHVGDFMEYAELRRRISDLEKGAARERRQDRRGEAAASLGRLRPGDVIHVPAGKFSGLAVVIDPGTSGDEPRPYVVTADRQARRLAMMDFPVPVESIGRLRIPKSFNGRNPGQRRELANALRSRADSFDAPTARRAKQRESFSDTPTDREIGRLRADLKAHPCHQCPEREDHARWAERYFKLQRDTETLKRRVENRTNTVARTFDRVCDVLTALDYLEGDTVTEKGAHLRRIYTDMDLVAAEAIRAGLFDDLAPSELAAVLSALVFEARRADDASSPKMPGGRVRPVLAEVVRLWGQLDALERDHKLDFLREPDVGFAWAAWRWAEGDDLDDVLMVTGLSAGDFVRWMKQLLDLCGQVADAAGDSELRATARTTAKLLKRGVIAYSVLAD, from the coding sequence ATGCTCAAGGACTTCGCCGGGCTCTACGGCTTCGAGCTCGACGACTTCCAGGTCCGCGCGTGCCGCGAGATCGAGGACGGTCGCGGGGTGCTGGTGGCCGCCCCGACCGGCTCCGGCAAGACGATCGTCGGCGAGTTCGCCATCCACCTGGCCCTCCAGACCGGGCGCAAGGCGTTCTACACGACCCCGATCAAGGCGCTGTCCAACCAGAAGTACCACGACCTGGTGCGGCGCTACGGCGCCGACAACGTCGGCCTGCTCACCGGCGACAACGTCGTCAACGGCGAGGCGCCCGTGGTGGTGATGACCACCGAGGTGCTGCGCAACATGCTGTACGCCGGCTCCCGCACGCTGCTCGGCCTCGGCTACGTGGTGATGGACGAGGTCCACTACCTCGCCGACCGGATGCGCGGCGCGGTCTGGGAGGAGGTGATCATCCACCTGCCGGAGTCGGTCACGCTGGTGTCGCTGTCGGCGACCGTGTCCAACGCCGAGGAGTTCGGCGAGTGGCTGGCCACCGTGCGCGGGGAGACGACCACGATCCTGGAGGAGAAGCGCCCGGTCCCGCTGTTCCAGCACGTCATGGTGGGTCGTCGCCTGCTCGACCTGTTCGCCTCCTCCGACGTCGACGCGAGCGCGGGCTTCGTCAAGGAGGGTGCGCCGGTCAACGACGAGCTGACCCGCATCGCCCGCGACGACTGGGCCAGCTCGCGGCTGATGCGCGACCGGCGCTCGCCCCGCAAGGGCAAGCCCGGCTCCTCGAAGAACCCCCGCGCCGTCGGCAACGGGCGACGCGTGTGGATCCCGAGCCGCGTCGACGTCGTCGAGCGGCTCGACCGCGAGGGCCTGCTGCCCGCCATCGTGTTCATCTTCAGCCGGGCCGGCTGCGACGCCGCGGTCACCCAGCTCGTCCAGGCCAACACCCGCCTGACCACCGCCGCCGAGCGCGACGAGATCTTCGCCCGGGTCGAGGAGGCCTCACGCACCCTGCCCGAGGAGGACCTGCACGTCCTGGGCTACCACGAGTTCCTCGACGGCCTCACCCGCGGCATCGCCGCCCACCACGCCGGCCTGCTGCCCGCGTTCAAGCAGGTGGTCGAGGAGCTGTTCCAGGAGGGGCTGGTCAAGGTCGTCTTCGCCACCGAGACGCTCGCGCTCGGCATCAACATGCCGGCTCGCACCGTCGTCATCGAGAAGCTGTCGAAGTGGAACGGCGAGACCCACGCCGACCTGACGCCGGGGGAGTACACCCAGCTGACGGGTCGTGCCGGGCGCCGCGGCCTCGACATCGAGGGCCACGGTGTCGTGCTCTACCAGCCGGGGATGAACCCGCGCGAGGTCGCCGGCCTCGCGTCGACCCGCACCTATCCGCTGCGCTCGTCCTTCCGGCCGTCCTACAACATGGCCGTCAACCTCGTGCACCAGTTCGGCCGGGCCCGCTCGCGTGAGCTGCTCGAGCAGTCCTTCGCCCAGTTCCAGGCCGACAAGGCCGTCGTGGGGCTCGCCCGGCAGGTGCACAAGGCCGACGAGGCACTCGAGGGCTACCGGGAGGCGGCGACCTGCCACGTCGGCGACTTCATGGAGTACGCCGAGCTGCGGCGTCGGATCTCCGACCTGGAGAAGGGCGCGGCCCGTGAGCGCCGGCAGGACCGTCGCGGCGAGGCCGCCGCCTCCCTGGGCAGGCTGCGACCCGGCGACGTCATCCATGTGCCTGCCGGGAAGTTCAGCGGCCTGGCCGTCGTCATCGACCCGGGCACCTCCGGCGACGAGCCCCGGCCCTACGTCGTCACCGCCGACCGCCAGGCACGCCGCCTGGCGATGATGGACTTCCCGGTGCCCGTCGAGTCGATCGGTCGCCTGCGGATCCCCAAGTCGTTCAACGGCCGCAACCCGGGGCAGCGGCGCGAGCTCGCCAACGCGCTCCGGTCGCGGGCCGACTCCTTCGACGCACCCACCGCGCGGCGTGCGAAGCAGCGAGAGTCGTTCAGCGACACCCCGACCGACCGCGAGATCGGGCGGCTGCGTGCCGACCTCAAGGCGCACCCGTGCCACCAGTGCCCCGAGCGCGAGGACCACGCCCGCTGGGCCGAGCGCTACTTCAAGCTCCAGCGCGACACCGAGACCCTCAAGCGCCGCGTCGAGAACCGCACCAACACGGTCGCGCGCACCTTCGACCGGGTGTGCGACGTGCTCACCGCGCTCGACTACCTCGAGGGCGACACGGTCACCGAGAAGGGCGCGCACCTGCGGCGCATCTACACCGACATGGACCTCGTCGCCGCCGAGGCGATCCGGGCCGGCCTCTTCGACGACCTGGCGCCGTCCGAGCTCGCGGCGGTGCTGTCCGCGCTCGTCTTCGAGGCGCGGCGCGCCGACGACGCGTCCTCGCCCAAGATGCCGGGCGGGCGGGTGCGCCCGGTGCTCGCCGAGGTCGTACGCCTGTGGGGGCAGCTAGACGCGCTCGAGCGGGACCACAAGCTCGACTTCCTCCGCGAGCCCGACGTCGGGTTCGCGTGGGCGGCCTGGCGGTGGGCCGAGGGTGACGACCTCGACGACGTGCTGATGGTGACCGGACTCTCCGCCGGCGACTTCGTCCGCTGGATGAAGCAGCTGCTCGACCTGTGCGGCCAGGTCGCCGACGCGGCCGGCGACAGCGAGCTGCGCGCCACCGCCCGTACGACGGCGAAGCTGCTCAAGCGCGGTGTGATCGCCTACTCGGTCCTCGCCGACTGA
- a CDS encoding 5'-3' exonuclease, whose amino-acid sequence MATGDRLLLLDTASLYFRAFFGVPDSVKAPDGTPVNAVRGLMDFISRLVGEYDPSHLACCWDDDWRPQWRVDLIPSYKAHRVVREVPGPRPDVEEVPDPLEAQVPVILSVLEAYGIPVVGHPEMEADDVIGTLATGAGMPVDIVTGDRDLFQLVDDDASVRVLYVARGVSRHERVDNAWVRGKYGVDARQYADLATLRGDASDGLPGVAGVGDKTAATLLNRFGTVDAILEAAHDPDSDMGPGPRGRIKAAADYLAVAPRVVAVRRDLELGAPDLRRPRTPADHDAVVALDERWGLGSSAVRLVQAMSGSD is encoded by the coding sequence ATGGCCACCGGCGACCGCCTCCTGCTGCTCGACACCGCCTCGCTCTACTTCCGGGCGTTCTTCGGCGTCCCCGACTCGGTGAAGGCCCCCGACGGCACGCCGGTCAACGCGGTGCGCGGGTTGATGGACTTCATCAGCCGTCTGGTGGGGGAGTACGACCCGAGCCACCTCGCGTGCTGCTGGGACGACGACTGGCGGCCGCAGTGGCGCGTCGACCTGATCCCGTCCTACAAGGCGCACCGGGTGGTGCGCGAGGTTCCCGGCCCACGGCCCGATGTCGAGGAGGTGCCCGACCCGCTCGAGGCACAGGTCCCGGTCATCCTCTCCGTGTTGGAGGCGTACGGCATCCCCGTGGTGGGCCACCCCGAGATGGAGGCCGACGACGTCATCGGCACGCTCGCGACCGGTGCCGGGATGCCCGTCGACATCGTCACCGGGGACCGCGACCTGTTCCAGCTCGTCGACGACGACGCCTCGGTCCGGGTGCTCTACGTCGCGCGCGGCGTGAGCCGGCACGAGCGCGTCGACAACGCCTGGGTGCGCGGCAAGTACGGCGTCGACGCCCGGCAGTACGCCGACCTCGCGACGCTGCGCGGCGACGCCTCCGACGGCCTGCCCGGCGTCGCCGGTGTCGGCGACAAGACGGCCGCGACGCTGCTCAACCGGTTCGGCACCGTCGACGCGATCCTGGAGGCCGCCCACGACCCCGACTCCGACATGGGTCCCGGCCCGCGCGGCAGGATCAAGGCCGCGGCGGACTACCTGGCCGTCGCACCTCGCGTGGTCGCCGTACGCCGCGACCTCGAGCTGGGGGCGCCGGACCTGAGGCGACCGCGTACGCCCGCGGACCACGACGCGGTGGTGGCACTGGACGAGCGCTGGGGACTCGGCTCGTCCGCCGTGAGACTCGTGCAGGCGATGTCCGGCTCCGACTAG
- a CDS encoding Lrp/AsnC family transcriptional regulator, with protein MSSSEVESKDRQILSLLAADGRMSFTDLGKATDLSTSAVHQRVKRLEQRGLIKGYGATVDHDQLGRPLTAFISITPIDPSQPDDYPERLVGIEEIESCWSVAGEESYILKIRVATPLALEELLARIRGVASVSTRTTIVLSTPYENRPID; from the coding sequence GTGAGCTCCTCCGAGGTCGAGTCCAAGGACCGGCAGATCCTGTCCCTCCTGGCCGCCGACGGCCGGATGTCCTTCACCGACCTCGGCAAGGCCACCGACCTGTCGACGTCGGCGGTGCACCAGCGGGTCAAGCGGCTCGAGCAGCGGGGGCTGATCAAGGGCTACGGCGCGACCGTCGACCACGACCAGCTCGGCCGGCCGCTGACGGCGTTCATCTCGATCACGCCGATCGACCCGTCGCAGCCCGACGACTACCCCGAGCGGCTCGTCGGCATCGAGGAGATCGAGTCCTGCTGGTCGGTCGCCGGCGAGGAGTCCTACATCCTCAAGATCCGCGTCGCCACGCCGCTCGCGCTCGAGGAGCTCCTGGCCCGCATCCGCGGCGTGGCGAGCGTGTCCACGCGCACCACGATCGTGCTCTCCACCCCCTACGAGAACCGCCCGATCGACTGA
- a CDS encoding TetR/AcrR family transcriptional regulator, whose amino-acid sequence MPDRRTTLLDAALELVGTQGMRALTHRAVDAAADLPPGSTSNYFRTREALVLGIVERFVARERQMATGPRDEVDATPDGVAAALGRFVDRALGPDRAVTLARYAILVETAQNPGLREGMATGADQVDTWALDLVTRAGSRDPARDLGVLANYVTGLVLHELALPSPDLDAAGRIRTVIDTLGWHAPGS is encoded by the coding sequence ATGCCCGACCGACGCACCACCCTCCTCGATGCTGCCCTCGAGCTCGTCGGGACCCAGGGCATGCGCGCACTGACGCACCGTGCGGTGGACGCGGCGGCCGACCTGCCCCCGGGCTCCACGTCCAACTACTTCCGGACCCGTGAGGCGCTGGTCCTGGGCATCGTCGAGCGGTTCGTCGCCCGCGAGCGCCAGATGGCGACCGGACCGCGCGACGAGGTCGACGCGACTCCGGACGGTGTGGCGGCGGCACTCGGCCGGTTCGTGGACCGGGCCCTCGGGCCCGACCGCGCCGTGACCCTGGCCCGTTACGCGATCCTGGTCGAGACCGCCCAGAACCCCGGCCTCAGGGAGGGCATGGCCACCGGGGCCGACCAGGTCGACACCTGGGCCCTCGACCTCGTCACCCGTGCCGGGTCCCGGGATCCCGCACGTGACCTGGGCGTGCTGGCCAACTACGTCACGGGGCTGGTCCTGCACGAGCTCGCGCTGCCGTCCCCGGACCTCGACGCCGCGGGGCGCATCCGCACGGTGATCGACACCCTCGGGTGGCACGCTCCCGGCTCTTGA
- a CDS encoding TetR/AcrR family transcriptional regulator, which produces MDTDLRLLDAAVEIIAALGLEGLTHDAVDTTARVPAGTTLETFPTHRALVEGVTQRCIDRELEMASGPGTDIVASPDGIADLFGHFVGRALGEDRSVTLARYVLHAEAARTPSLRAFYAVGADTVDTWAVDLVRRAGSRQPERDFGILANYATGLVFHELALPTPDLDARSRVRSLVDALGWATP; this is translated from the coding sequence ATGGACACGGACCTCCGCCTGCTCGACGCGGCTGTCGAGATCATCGCGGCCCTCGGGCTCGAGGGCCTGACGCACGACGCGGTGGACACCACGGCACGGGTTCCGGCGGGAACCACCCTGGAGACGTTCCCCACCCACCGAGCGCTGGTCGAGGGCGTGACGCAACGGTGCATCGACCGGGAGCTGGAGATGGCATCGGGACCAGGCACGGACATCGTGGCGTCCCCGGACGGCATCGCCGACCTGTTCGGTCACTTCGTCGGCCGTGCGCTCGGCGAGGACCGCTCGGTCACGCTCGCCCGGTACGTGCTGCACGCCGAAGCCGCGCGGACACCGTCCCTGCGTGCGTTCTACGCGGTCGGCGCCGACACCGTGGACACGTGGGCGGTGGACCTGGTCCGCCGGGCCGGCTCCCGGCAGCCCGAGCGGGACTTCGGCATCCTGGCCAACTACGCCACCGGGCTGGTCTTCCACGAGCTCGCCCTGCCCACGCCGGACCTCGACGCGAGGAGCCGGGTCCGCAGCCTCGTCGACGCCCTCGGCTGGGCCACGCCGTGA
- a CDS encoding maleylpyruvate isomerase family mycothiol-dependent enzyme, producing the protein MSDATALSALTRSQREGFVDTLEALGPHEWAAPSLCDGWRVVDVAAHLAWAPVLGAGAGAVAMARHGFSMNRMIARSAVEWSARGRQAILDQLRDNARSGARPVGMPPVAALADAVVHGLDVRRPLGLPGQVPPESLAPLADFTLGTPWPLNAVVGGSARRRVAGVRLVASDTDWAYGEGPEVRGSAEALLLLLYGRHVARGAILGDGVPVLASRLGHA; encoded by the coding sequence GTGAGCGACGCGACCGCGCTGTCCGCGCTCACCCGGTCGCAGCGCGAGGGTTTCGTCGACACCCTCGAGGCGCTCGGCCCGCACGAGTGGGCCGCCCCGTCGTTGTGCGACGGCTGGCGGGTGGTGGACGTGGCCGCGCACCTCGCGTGGGCGCCGGTCCTGGGCGCGGGCGCCGGTGCAGTCGCGATGGCCCGCCACGGGTTCTCGATGAACCGGATGATCGCGCGGTCCGCCGTCGAGTGGTCGGCCAGAGGCCGCCAGGCGATCCTCGACCAGCTGCGCGACAACGCCCGCAGCGGAGCCCGCCCAGTCGGCATGCCACCCGTCGCCGCCCTCGCGGACGCGGTCGTGCACGGGCTCGACGTACGCCGTCCCCTCGGTCTCCCCGGCCAGGTGCCGCCGGAGTCGCTGGCGCCCCTGGCCGACTTCACGCTCGGCACGCCCTGGCCGTTGAACGCCGTGGTGGGCGGCAGCGCGCGGCGCCGCGTGGCAGGCGTGCGGCTGGTCGCCTCCGACACCGACTGGGCGTACGGCGAGGGCCCGGAGGTGCGGGGGAGTGCCGAGGCGCTGCTGCTGCTCCTCTACGGCCGCCACGTCGCCCGAGGTGCCATCCTCGGCGACGGCGTCCCGGTCCTCGCCTCCCGGCTCGGCCACGCCTGA